The sequence TTCAGAGGCGACGGTGAGTGTTGTTAACTCTCTTACACACTCAAAAGGTTTGCTGAGTTCTCTCTACGGTTTGCACAATCTCTGTAAAATGATTAAAGTCTATTCCTGTCTAATCAGATTCATATGCAGAGTTGATGGAGGTGAACCATGATGATGAGGTAGTGGACACTGAACGCTTCAACATATCCCAAGAAATGGAGGATGTCACCCTAGAGTCAATGCAGCCAGCTGAGCAGGAAGTTGCTAAAAGGTTGACGACTTCTATCGTCAACACCTACTTGGACACCAAGGATATTGCTTTTGAGAGGCAAGAGTCACAACTTTCTCTTCTGTCCCTTTTCTCACGGCATGCAGACATGTTAAGTCCTTTGATCATCCAAGAACGAACTGCACAGCGACAGCATTACATGAGGGCTGACGTCTCATGGCGTTTTCACACTTGTTTAAATGTCATTACTCCCTGAGTGAGGTTACTGTGTGAACAGTTATTCCATTAGGCCCGTTAATCATCATTCTGCACTGAACTCTCGGTGATATTTGCAGGATCATTCTAGCATTGCTAATTGTGTAAAATGCCATATCACACTGACATATTCATTCAAGGGTTGTCTGACCGTAAATGATCACTTTAAAACAAGTGTGGCGTGCAACCCCACAAACTAACAACTTCAAGTAACAACAGATATTAATAACGTTAACAAATGTAATGAGGCGTGTCAGTCAATAGCATGAGGTAATATATCGCCATCATATTATTTAGCTACGCTTCATCTGGATAATTCCTCAAACACAGGTGTCAGTTTCACTTCACAGATAACTGTGATTATAGTTGTCTTGTCAAACACAGCTATAACTAACAACACTAATGACGGCCGAACTCCATTTAGCTCTTCAGTGGCACAGCCTTGATGTACTGTGTAGTGGCTCAGCTGCATAACTGATTGGACCACTTAAAGGGAACTGAGACATTGTTGATGTTATTGATGATagctgtgtttttcctgcctaccatgtcaccatggctgATGAGAGGATATATTTCTTAAGATGAGAAATGGTTAACTGAGGAACATGTGCAACACTGCTAAAGCCTCTAAAATAAGAGAACAATCACAGATTAGTGCCAATGATTGAGATACATTTACAGGCTACTTAAAACATCCCATACCTGTAGCTTGTATCGCGTCATGTGTTCTCTGTGCTGTGGAAGTTCAAGCTAAAGGATGTGATGGAGGATTTTGCCTGTAatgatgcttttgttttcacaggaGCAAGTCTGGGATTTGGGGCTGGAGAAGTGACAAAACCGAAGTGGTCAACGGATTTGACGCAAAGGTTCACAGATgttatacattttgtttttattataactAAAGTGTAGTGCTCCTGAAAACTACGGGGCCCATTCATCATGACGCATGACATCAGgtgctggtttgtttgttttttcaggttttcagtgtgaaCAATGTAAACGTTGTCATCAGGACACGGACTGAGCATCTTacagatgaggagaaagagaggataaAAAGTAGGTGGAAAATGTTCATCATGTATACTTTTTGTCCTTCAGTATAGATGTTTTCAGCATATATATAAATGGTAGATTTTTGTCCATATGAGTAACACATCTACATTTGATTGAAACTGAATCAGAGTACTGAGGTTATGCTTTTTGTTCTAAGGTGAAAGAAACATCTTGGAGTCTCTGCTGGGGACTGTGGAGCAGCACATAAGCGCACAAGGGGTAATCAGTTCAGCAATTACGTTAAAATGATCTACGTTCACTCTTATCTAGTAGCTGATTTCATGCGAGTGCTcgatttaatttttttttttttttttcaggatctGACACTTGAGTATGCAACTGCCACCAATCCCACTGCCATCACTCCAGATGAATATTTTGATCCTGACTTTGACCTGGGGAACAGAGACATCGGCCGACCCATTGAACTGAGCATTCGAACACAGAAGTACAACACATAGCTTTACGTCTTTAGAAATCTCATACCTAATCCCTCACAGTTGTGCGCATTTTTaccacatttttctttcatcttgtCTCACACAGATTCAAAGGTACATTGTGGATGAGCGAGGAGCATCCTCTGTCCCTGGTGGAGCAGGTGACCCCCATTATCGACCTCATGGCTCGGACCAGTTCCCATTTTGCACGACTGCGAGACTTTGTGACGCTGAAGTTCCCTCCTGGATTTCCTGTTAAAATAGGTATGTGTGACATTCCCGTCAAGCTTTATGGAAACTACAATCAAGTACAAGTATGTTTTTACAACTAATCCGTTGTGGTTTCTTCTCTCTTGCAGAGATCCCTCTGTTTCATGTGCTGAATGCCAGGATCACATTTGGTAATGTCAATAAATGCAGTACTGAAGAGGCGGCGAACACAACGCCAGCAGCCACACCAACATCCTCAGGAGAAGATGACGAAGCTGCAGGTAGGAATGCAGCCAGTTTAGCCACCAAATGTGACCATATGTTGAAATAGTTACACGTCTGTGACTTCTAAACCAATTTCTCTTTCGGCCTCCATCTGCCCAGCACCGCCTCCGTTTCAAGTGTGTCCTTCAGTGTTTGAGGTGCCAGTCAGTTACCACCGCCGAGGAGgcagccgacacacacacatgtccaaCAACGACGAGGAGCTTTTGCAGTACGCCATCCATCAGAGTCTCCTGGAGTCCCACAGGGTCCCAGGCCAGGTCAGAGCAGTTGTCACTTAATCCGctcacaagcacacaaatgTGTCGTCATCATTCTCCCATGTCCAAATGGCTGCACCCCTTAAATGCTCCTGATGTTTGTGTCATTACAGGAGGGCAGTTGGGATGATGCTGATGCGGATTCCACTGATGTAATGCACAGTAGCCAGAGCGACAGGTAGGAACACCGGTTAAGGT comes from Pempheris klunzingeri isolate RE-2024b chromosome 7, fPemKlu1.hap1, whole genome shotgun sequence and encodes:
- the ankrd13a gene encoding ankyrin repeat domain-containing protein 13A, whose amino-acid sequence is MSTANVSEDTRVKFPLHSAVWENDYRKLEEQITLPQNDIEVVDPRGRTPLHLAVSLGHLESVRVLLRHGAEVTKENANNWTVLQEAVSTGDPEMVQLVLQRRDYLKASTALGGVPELLAKIRESPDFYMEMKWEFTSWIPLLSRVCPSDVCRIWKSGASLRVDATLLGFENMTWIRGRRSYIFRGDDSYAELMEVNHDDEVVDTERFNISQEMEDVTLESMQPAEQEVAKRLTTSIVNTYLDTKDIAFERSKSGIWGWRSDKTEVVNGFDAKVFSVNNVNVVIRTRTEHLTDEEKERIKSERNILESLLGTVEQHISAQGDLTLEYATATNPTAITPDEYFDPDFDLGNRDIGRPIELSIRTQKFKGTLWMSEEHPLSLVEQVTPIIDLMARTSSHFARLRDFVTLKFPPGFPVKIEIPLFHVLNARITFGNVNKCSTEEAANTTPAATPTSSGEDDEAAAPPPFQVCPSVFEVPVSYHRRGGSRHTHMSNNDEELLQYAIHQSLLESHRVPGQEGSWDDADADSTDVMHSSQSDRSIPEGVLVEYGDTPSPASSPPVSSPDSDLRLAMELSAQAQLEEERIRKQEEEELEMILQLSLTEK